The Fusarium falciforme chromosome 4, complete sequence genomic interval GCGAagaagatgctgatgctggaaGCAGAcacgatgaagatggtgccAAAAATTGTCCATCGGTACCAGGCCTGGCCCTTGTTGAGTTCGAGGAGGAATAGGAGGATGACTACTTTTGATAGACATGTCGGGACGGTGTAGACGATCGAGTTGATGTAGGTTGCCCACTGCGACGGTTAGTCAAGGACGGACGCAGTAGATTCAAAGACGTACAAGAATGGCCTTTTGGAACTTTTCAAAGGGAATCTCCCAGCCGTGGACTCCCATCCAACCCTCGGCGAACGAGCCTGCAAGTGTCAGCACACACCTACATTCTGATCAGGTTAATGTGCAGAGAAACTCACGAAGAGACAGGGCTTGAATTGTGATTGACCCAACCTGTCAAGATAAGCGATTGATCGGCAGATGGCAGTTTCCATTAGACAAGACATACCCAGGCGATGATCAAGAGCACTGTTAATTGTTAGCTTCCGTCTGATCCACTGCTGTTTAGCTGTAACGCACCGTCGTCGATCCCGAAGTTATTCCTGACGAACATCTTGACGTAGAGTCTctggaagagaaagaagagggcCAAGGTCATACCGATCCCGCAGATCACGTACGTAGCCTCGACAGAGGTACGCTGCGGGTTGTCAAAGTCGACGACATAGCCTTCTGGGGGCGGGATGGCGACGAGAACGCCGTCAACCACGGACATGATGATTTCACGCAaacagaagaagaaagaagcaaaagagaagaaaaagcagGACCCGACAATTCGGATTCTCCTGCAGGTGATTTGTTTGGTATGCGCGGAAAAGGCGCAGCTTTTTACGACCCCGATTTACATCAGGAGGCTCAGGGTTGGGTTTGGGAATCTTGGCCTGCATGACAgcatcttgttcttggcccCGGACGCACCGATACCGTTCGTTGACCCCTTGCTATTATTACCTGCATAGTACCATCGCTTGGCTTGGATCCTTCCCCCGGGTAAGGATGGCAGGGGGGTAATCCTTGACAACGAGCGGGATAGCCTACTCCGTACGTGGTACGGAAGAGGGAAGAAAGAGCCTTGGCATAACCAGCAAAGATATACCTCACCTTTTTGTCCGTAAGCTCCGTTGTAATTTCCGCAGGCGGGGAGAAGGAGTTGTCCGAAAAAGTACAAAAAAGGGAGGTGACTTGACTTATAAAGGCGCTCCCGACTGTCGTGTCACATCAGCACTCCTTGACCCTGCAGTAGTAACCTGCATTGCATGCTACTATCCCCCCTCGGCCACCTTGTCTTGAATAAACTTAAGCCCACTGTCGATCCTCCTCCCCACCATGTTGGTCCATCCATTTACAACGGCGCTCATGGCGATCCTCCTCGCGGGTCCCAGCTCATCGCTCGTGATGCGTCAAACTGCCGAGGACGCGGCTGCTAAAGCAGTAAGAAACACAACACCTTCATCTTGTCAACAGAATGAGCGCTGATCCCCTCTTCCAGTGTTCTTTGCTCTCTGCCGCGGGCTTCAAGGACGGTGACCAGCTCCTTGTCCCTGCTGAAGATGGGTATGAGGAGAGAGTGGACTCTTGGTGGTCTGCCAGCTCCCGCTTGACGCCATCTTGCATCGTTCGACCCAAGAACGCTCAAGACGTGTCCAAGATCATCCGTGTGCTCGGGGCCAACTCTACCGCTGACTTTGCCATCCGAAGCGGTGGCCACAGCCACTGGGCCGGCGGTAGCAACGTCGACAACGGCGTCACCATCGACCTCGGCCTCATCAAGGGCACCGAGTACGACCCTGCCACTTCTCTGGCCTCGGTCTTGCCCGGCGGTCGATGGGCAGATGTCTTCAAGGAACTTGAGAAGCACAGCGTCGCTGTTCCAGGTGGCCGAGACGGCAATGTTGGCGTCGCTGGCTTCTTGACTGGTGGTGGTAACTCGTATTACACTGGCCGCGCCGGCTTTGGATGCGATTCCATCGTCAATGTCGAGATTGTCCTCGCTGACGGCAGCATCGTCAATGCCAACAAGGACACAAACCCCGACCTTCTCAAGGCTCTCAAGGGCGGATCGGGCAACCTTGGCATCGTCACACGCTTCGACCTGCAGACCTTCCCAGCCGGCAATGTCTGGGGCGGTATCCGCGCCTCGGAGCTATCCCAGGGCGACGCTATCGCTCACGCCATGGTCAACTTCACCAACAACAATGAAAAGAACCCCGAGGCGGCGTATCTGATCAACTGGACCTACAACCCGGGTATGTCCACTGATGTCCTTGTCGCTCAGGTTCTTGTCGATACCAACGGTGTCGAGCGACCTGCCACGTTCGATGAGGCATTGGATGTACCGGAGCTATTCAATGACATCAGCGTCCGACCTGTCAGTGACATGGCCGAGTCCTATGTCCTCCCCTCTGGCCTCTAGTAAGTACCGCGATATTTCTCGAGGTACCACCGCTAACAACTCATGCAGCAACGTCTGGTTCAGTCTGACATTCGCCAACGATGTCCGCATCATCCAAAAGGCCGCCGACCTCCACGACACCTTTGTCAAGGAACTCCTGGAGGAGATCCCCGCCACAGAGCTCGGCACCCAGAACCTGTTCCAGCCTGTGCCCAGGCTCTTTGCCGACCGTGGCGTTGAGCACGGAGGAAATGTGCTCGGTCTCGACAGAATCGAGGGCAACTCCCTCATGTGGCTGCTGTCCTGCACGGTTAAGACGGCCGAGCAGGAGGTGCTGCTCCACCAGAAGGCGAGCGCTTTTGCCTCAGCGCTGGAGGAGTACGCCAAGACCATTGACGGCCTGCGCGAGTGGCGATACCTGAACTACGTGGACCCTAGCCAGGAGGACCCCATCCTGAGCTACGGCAGCGAAAACGTCGCATTTCTGCGCAAGGTGTCCGCCAAGTACGACCCTGAGGGCTTCTTCCAGAAGAGACAGAAGGGCGGCTTCAGACTGCCTTGAGAGAGAAAGGGATTATGAACGTAGTCAGGGGTTAGGGACGAAGGAATAGAGAGTGGAGATGCGTTAtgcttaataaacttaaaatccAAGGATATCCTGCATTAGCTTGTGCCAGTTAAATACCTTGTGTTCCATCTTTTCTGCAAGAACGGCTTTGGGAACTGAACTCGTGTCAAGATGTCAGCAACAGGGGATGAATTAGCCTTCCCGATCCTTGCTGCCAAGTATCCAGGACCCCCTGAATCGGGATCCAAAGTGCCAGTGGACGTGGGGGGTCCCCGGTCTGTGCCCTGAAGGATTTCCATCTGTGTCTTAGATCGATGGAACCTTGCCGGTTGTCAAGGAGAGAGCGGCTTTTGCCGTCGGGACGAGGCATCGAGCCAGGATTCTTTATCGTCTTATTACCCTCTATATTTCCGTCCATAGGTATTCGTTGCCGAACATCTCCTGACAGGCCTTTCTACACTCAACCCAAAGAAGAACCTAGTCCGGTAATAAATCCTTCATTATGGGATACATCAGTTACATTGAACCCTCAGTGGCAAACTAACGCGTCACCGCCACATCCCGAAAGCATTTCTCAATATCACCCACAAGATGTTCTCCCAGTTCGTCGTCAACAACACCTCCCTGCCAGCCAACATTGATGGTCAGATCTCCGCCCTTAACAGCGACAGGGCAGATAGTAAGCGCTGGGCCGGCAACGTCAGCGCTTAGCAAGAAGTCTGCCCTCTGAATTGACCATGTCCCTGCCAGCTGGTCTGAGCCATTCTCTCCGTCTAGGACTCCCAGGTTGGTGACGAGCCAAGTGGCTGCCCGCGGTTTTCGCTGTGCTTCCTTGGCATGCTCTCTCCAGTCCGAGATGAAGCCCATCATGCCGACCAAGTCGTTCTTGAGGCCTTGGCTGAGCTTCTCTTGAAGTTCCTCCCGCACTCTTGCCGACACCTCCCACATGATGTCTGCGCAAGTTGCCAACTTGGAGTCATCCGCGGCAGTCTTGATCCGATCGCTAATTTGATCCAGCAGCTCGTTATTGAACCTGTGTTCTGTCGAAGTGACGCAGCAGCTTACCGTCCTGTCAGGCTCAAGATCAGGGAACGCTTCCGACCGCGCTGGGATGAACCGCCGCAGGTTGAGAGGCGTGCTACCTGTTACTTCAGAGACCTCTTTTGGAACGTGTGGAGTGAGACTGATGAGGGAGATGGCGTGTAGGAGACCCGTCAGAGTTGTCTTGTGCGCTCGACAAGCCGCGAGCACACCCTGGAGCATCTGGTTGTCAATAGTCAAGGTTCGAAACCTCGTTTCGTAAGGCTTTGGAGAAATAGGTGGCCAAATAGCTGGATGTGTACATGCCCAGCCAAAGAGTTTTGGCTTTACATCTTCCCATATCGTATCGGCAATGTAGCCAAAGGAAGTAGAGTAGTTACCTGCCGTCTCTTGAGGAGGTGGGAGGTTTTGCCTGTTAACCACTGTCTCCAGAATGTGGTTGCGGACAATTTGAAGGTCGGAGCCTCCACCGGCCTGATTTAGAGTCTCGAGCATGGTTTCGTGAAATATCTTTGCACCGGTTCCGTCGAAATGGGGATGATTCCAAGCCAGGATCACCTCCATTAAATCGTCGGACTCTTGCTTCAGTACCACCATCCTCCAGCCAGGGCGAGTTTCAAGATCAGTGAATTTTGTGATGAGCTGCTCGCTAAGTATCTGCTTGCGAATTGTAGGGTAGTCTTCCAAGGAGCTGACCAGTCTCCAGGAAATATGTCGAGACAGGTCGACAGTATCGAGCCGGACCCATGCTGGTTCCGTCGAGTCTTCATTGACTTGACCAACCTGCATCAAAGGATGCTGGACGATGTTTCTGGCAACTGCACGTTCCCAAAACTCTTCAAGATCCAGTTGACTCGCAGGGGTTGTGATGAAATGATGTGGGATTTTATAATGGCAGGTCAAGACAGTGCTAGGGTAGAGATCCAGCAGATGCAGAGCGGACTGGTAACGTTCGCTTCAAGGAAGAAAATCAGATATAGATTTTTCCCACGAGGTTCTTTGGACTTACACTCGGCCCAAGGTACGGAGGACCCGCGATTCTGAACTGGACTGCATGGTGCGTGTGGCGAATGCGCAGCGTTGGAGATGAAAGATTCGAGGGAGGTGAGATGTACTTTTGTAAATGGTCTTGTTAAAGTGACTTGAAAGTGATTGACGTCTATTTGGCTTTGGGCTATGAGGttcttataaaatacaaGTATATGAGTTATCTATGCTGGATGCGCTCGGGGCCCGCGGAACCCCGATGACGAGACTTGGATACGGGTCACTAAATATGATAGGTGCTCTCGTACGGGTCTCACCAGTGTAAAAGTGACGCCAAAACAGCCACAGGAGGAGCATCCAGTTGTTTGGAGGTGGCTCAGCAAGTCAATCCTGTTCGGTGCCCGTGAAGCCCGGGTGCCGAAACAGAGCAGGTCCGGCGCTGTCCATTCGGGGTCCCCGGCCGGCCGAACACGCCATGCGCTGACCGGCGCCAGCGTTGCCTACGCAATCGCCTTTTCAAGTCCAGCTTTTGACTCTCTCTCGGCATAGAAGAAGTAATTGTATAAGATTGCATGATGGGCATTCATACCGCAATTGAAGATTTGGTGTTGCAGGGAAATGTCAGGGGCGTTCCCAGGGGTTTGCTGAAAAATAACAATCCCAGAAAACTGAAGCGTAGTTTGAAACGCCAAATACCTCTTTGAAAATTCAACTTGAAAGTAGGAATGGCGGCATCCTTCGGAATTCCAGCACAGCCACTTAGTCCATCTTGATATTCCCCCTCTTGATGCGCAACACCGTGTTGATATGACCCGAGCAAAGCGGTACCCCTTCTTCAGACGCCAACAGCCTCGCCGTCTTGACCACGTTCTTGATCTGTCGCCcgttgagctcctccttggcaagTTCCCCAAGCTCAGCTTCTGAGACACCACCGGTCTCGATCTTCACAAACGTCTTCCACACGTGCAATCTAGAATTGATGTCCAGCTTCGGGTAGTGGATAGTCAGATGAATACGGGACTCAAAGGCGGGGTCGAAAGACGAGACTCTGTTGGTAGTGAGGAACATGACTCCCTGATAGTACTCAAGCAGAcggaggaagatggcgactAGCTTGTTGCGCTGCAGGTCAGATGATGAGCGGCGCTCGAGGAACACGTCACATTCGTCTACGAGGAGGACGGCTCGCCATTTTGTCGACAGTTCGAGGACGCGGTTTAGATTCTCCTCAACTTCGCCGGCGTCGTCACCGAGTTCGCCAGCGCTCATGCCGTATAGGGGTTTGTGCATGGTTTCGGCGACTGTGGGAGATGTAAGTATGACAGAGAAGATGAGAGACTACAT includes:
- a CDS encoding FAD-binding PCMH-type domain-containing protein, which codes for MAILLAGPSSSLVMRQTAEDAAAKACSLLSAAGFKDGDQLLVPAEDGYEERVDSWWSASSRLTPSCIVRPKNAQDVSKIIRVLGANSTADFAIRSGGHSHWAGGSNVDNGVTIDLGLIKGTEYDPATSLASVLPGGRWADVFKELEKHSVAVPGGRDGNVGVAGFLTGGGNSYYTGRAGFGCDSIVNVEIVLADGSIVNANKDTNPDLLKALKGGSGNLGIVTRFDLQTFPAGNVWGGIRASELSQGDAIAHAMVNFTNNNEKNPEAAYLINWTYNPGMSTDVLVAQVLVDTNGVERPATFDEALDVPELFNDISVRPVSDMAESYVLPSGLYNVWFSLTFANDVRIIQKAADLHDTFVKELLEEIPATELGTQNLFQPVPRLFADRGVEHGGNVLGLDRIEGNSLMWLLSCTVKTAEQEVLLHQKASAFASALEEYAKTIDGLREWRYLNYVDPSQEDPILSYGSENVAFLRKVSAKYDPEGFFQKRQKGGFRLP